Part of the Triticum urartu cultivar G1812 chromosome 2, Tu2.1, whole genome shotgun sequence genome, ATTTCCGAACAAGCGCAATACACGCAGCTTAGGCACTGACCTGCGGGAAATCGACAATGAATTGTGAGGAAAAACAGCACAAATTAATAGAAGCTACAGAAAAATAAATAACCTCTATAAATAATATTTAATAACCTGAAATCCAATAATGGACGGACAAGCTTGTTGTGTTCTAGTGATAATTCCTCCAGCAAAACACATTGCCGCAGTTCTACTGCTTGGTAAAGGAGGGGAGAAAGCTTAGATCATTGCAAGGACAGTTGATATGCATAACCTTGAATGGCAAGAAGTCTTGAGATACAACAAAGCTGTAAACActaattttagagttattaatgAATTAAAGGTGTGCTCACTAACCAGGGACAGAAACTAGCATGTTGTTGTCAGCTGTAAGCACTTTCAAGTTCTTCAAGTCACCAACTTCAGGTGGCAAAACTGACAATTTATTGTTGTCAATATATAGCTTCTCAAGAAACGAAAGGCGAGTTAGTTCAACCGGAAGCACCTGCCAAGTTTTCATATAACATTTCATGGTTAGAGTTGCCTTTGGATGCCAATCAGTCTCAAATTTCATAGCCTTGCAGCCGACAAAAAGGTAACACATAGTATTTCAAAATTGAGAAGCACGTAACAAGTCACAGTTGACAACACTAGTGAAACTGTTAATAACGCATTAAAGGCCCTAAGGGGTCGTAAGCTCAGGATTAATAAGATAATTGGCACGTTAACTATAAGATTTCACTCATTGGACAAAAAAGTCTAGAAGCTGTCCTACTGCAAATGTTAGGTTTCATTGTTCAGTACTGAATGCACAGAACAGGCATCTTCCTACAAAACGATCAGCATTAAGCATCAAACAGACAGCTAGATCAGACATGATTCCACACCACCAGTCACACAACGCATGATGCTGAATTTCACACTGGAACAGCAGGGTTTCTAGTAAAAGCTAACAGCCACATATGACCAAGAAATGTTCACACGCCATCAGCATGCTGCATGTGTCCACCACAAGGCACAGCGCCAAGCTATACACCCGTGCCCGAGGTTAAACCTGATCAGAATCTCTACAACCAAAAGCAGACCAGTGCAGACTGCAGAGCAAGCATCCAAACACAGCGCCCAGGAGCTTCTACACAAATCCCAAACCCACGATGGCACTTCCCGTATCTACATTAATCACGCGCGCATGGAAAACGACAAGGAATTCGAATGTGTGGGAGTGATGGACTGACCATGAGGCCGCAGTTGCAGAGGCTGAGCACCGTGACGGAGCGCCAGTGGTCGGCGAGCACGGGCACCCCTGCGGCGACGGCTCCATCAGCAGCCGGTGCGGGCGCGAGGTTGGATCTGATGAGGCGCGCGAGGACAACGGCGCCGTCGCCGGTGCTCTGCGTGGAGCCCAGCGCCCGCGCGACCCGCACCGAGCGCAGCGCCTCCCGTCTCCTGACGACCCGCATCTCCACCCCCACCTCGTCCCCGTCGTCGGCGGGCCTGAGATCGACGCAGACGACGTCGTGGGGCGGGGGCAGCGCGACCATGAGCTGGGACTGGAGGCGCAGCGCGACCTGGTCCTCGTCGTCGCTGGTGGACCAGTCGAGCTCGATGCGGAAGCCGAGGTCGCCGTTCATGGTGGCGacgggcgaggaggaggaggcggtgggcGACGCGGCGGTGGGGGACTGCGGGGGCGGGGCCGGGGGCGAGGAGGGGTCCTGATCGGGCTCGTCGGCGAAGTCGCCGTAGTCGAGGGTGAGGTGGAAGATCTCGGAGCTGCGCTTCCAGCCCAGGCCCCAGGACGACATGGCGGGCGCCGCCGCATCAAATGGCGGGCGCTAGGGTTCTTCGAATCAGGAAGCGCGGGGGGGATTTGGGAGGAAGTGGTGTGAGAAGGAAGACGAACGCAGATCAGAGGAGCGCAGTGTGGGCGTTGCGCGTCTCGGTTCGTTTGGTTTGGCCCTGCGGAATTTTCTTTGCGTcccttttctttctttctgtTTGGGGTTTTACCTTCCAAACTCCGCTACCGACACTGTACGGGTCCACAGCACAGTGTTTCCTACCCGAAATTAACGAAACCCCCAACTCCAAACAGCTTTGGTTTTTTTTCTGAGGGGAGGCTACCCAACTCCAAACAGGtttttttttttaggatcaactcCAAACAGCTGGAGAGGCGAGGCCCCATCCATACATGGGCCTAGTTTCCCTCAGCTGCGCTGCCCGGCCCAACTGTCTTCACTTTGTTTTAAGCCCAGCCAGCAATCTATCTCCTCCCCATCGTGCATCTTCCTTCGTCGAACCAAAGCGGTACGGAAGGGAAGCAGGCGCCGTCTCCGTCGCCGTCGTCTCGTTCGTCCCCAAATCTTCACCGAGCTTCCGCTCCGCTCTCGCCCCGCGCAGCAACGCGGAGGAAGGTAGGGACCTTCCATTCTCTGCCTCCTTTGTTTTTATTGGTTTCTTCTGCCTCCCTGCTTGTGATCCTCGTTTTGGTACGCGTACGTGGATTTCTTCTTCATAGCGTTGCTCTCTCCCCGATCCCCATCCCGCGAATCAACCTTCTCCTTCTCCTCGTAGCAGATGCGGCCGCTTAGGGTTCGTTGCTCGCCGCCGTCCTGACCTCATCAGACGGCGCCGATCCACGTCAGCATCCACTTGCCCCCGCTCCTCCCTCCACTTACAGGTCTGGACAGATCTGCACATGATTCCCTCTCCCCCTTTCAGAATTAGGGCCGTCCGGTAGCACCATAAGGATTCTGCTTGTTCAGTGGGTGGGTTTTTGTGTGGATCGAGAAGGATTTCTACGGTGATTTCATGTCTATGTAATGAGCCAAACCTATGAAGCGGTCAGTAAATTTGCGAATTGATTGATGGTAGATGGTGAAACTCTATTATGTGATGTGTTTATTTCAGATGCGTGTGTGTTGCACCGAATTCTAGATTGAGGTAGTACAGATGTTGAGTTTAATGCCGGTAACGAATTGAGAAAAAAAATTCACAAATCCGCGTACTTAGTGAATGACTCATTTCTTGTTGGTCTAGTGGATGGAGCTTTCTGTTTTTGTATCTTTTGTCTTACTTGTGAACCTGCCAGTCCAAAGCAAGAATTTCATCTATTAAACACCAAACAAATTAGTCTAGTGGTATTTAAGACTATCCACCATTCACCATAGACAACAAATTTGTATCCACAAGTCTTTCCAAACAGGCGATCACTAATTTCACTAGCTTATTTTTGCTGTAGCTTATCTGGACAGCTGTCTTATGGCACCCTTAGTTTCGGCGTTTACTGGAAATTCGTTAAAATGCGTCATTTTATCTGTATTTCAATAAATAGAACTCAGTAGTTTCAGTTGGTATTGGTATTTAGCAGTATGGACATGAATCTGATCTTTCCAAGTTCAGTAGACAAAGAACCACTTTCTTTATGACCGAAGTGTGCTGATGCTCATGTATTGATGATATTGGTTCTTCATTGTGCAGGAATGGACAAGTATCACAGCAACACCCGCTTTGCACCCCTTAGAGACGCTCCATTTGCTCTCCGTGGTAAGTGCTCTTGGAGGAATTTGCTATGTTATTTGTACCTCTGAATTCTGAAATAGTTTGGAGATATCAAACAAACACACCACAAGTCAAAGTGGGTGCACATATGCGCCTTTCAACTGCATCTTGTTGTGTACTTTTGTAGGATGTGTAATGGACTAACAGCTGAGGTGCAAGCTGGAAAGAATATTAGATAGAGTGGTTTGATTGGTGTGTTATAAGAGAATGCATCTATATCTCATTTTTATCTGCATATATGGGTTCGTAAGTCAGTTTGTTGTTTACTGAAGAACATCCATGTTTTTAGTTCATAAATCTTTGGCATGCAATTGCTATGTGTAAATGGTACTATACTATTATCAACATTGTTTTCATCATTCTTGCTATTCTTCTCTATAGCAATCTGCAGTTTACTTTTCTAATAAGGCTGGTCACATTTGTTGCCTTTATCTTCAGGTGCCTTTGGTACCTCCAACTCATCTTTCAACAACATGGATGGCCTTAGACACTCCTCAAGCATTGGGCAAGCAAAGAGCTACACATCTTCTCCCTTAGGAGCTCTGCGACAGAAGATGCCTCCATCTGGAAACCGATCCCTACATACAAGTCGTCCCCTGTCTGCTCCTGTTGCGAACCGCCCACTGTCTCcccatcttcctctgaagaagccACAGCTGAGCGCCACGTTCTCCATCTCACACCGTATATTTGGCGTTGCGCTGGGTGCTGCCATCATATCCATTCCTCTTGCTACCAGGTTTGGCGTCATGTTTGAGGTCTGAGTGAAATGCAGCCTGCGACGACGAGGGGTAACATTGCTGTGACGGTTCCGTTGTTGCGCATAATGCAACTGTAGGTGCAGTTGTAATAACTGTCTTATCAATCCTGCAGATTTTATGAATAATGTGGGAAACTATCCTAAACATCAGTGTAATGAAAACATAATTTTGGGTCTTCTTTGGTACGAGGTCTGCAAATCCGAACCAGATCTTTTGCTTTGGTTTCAGTGTTTTCCTTGCTCTTGCAAAAGGGGCATTAGTGTTTGATAGTTTTTGTCTGTTGAACTGATATTTCAGTGTCATGTTTCCTGCTGCACATATGTTGGAAGTGTTGTATTTTCGACTCCAGGGCATGTTTGGTTGTGGGGGGGAAGTCCGGGATCCCCGCCTGATCCCTGGGTAGCTGCCACCCGTGGACAACTCTCCCTGGGCAAGCCATCGCCCCGTCGTGGTTGCTCCGTTGTGTTCGTAGCTGCTGTGCTGCCTGCCCTCCATGGCATCTCGCCTGGCTGCTGTACCGACGAAAACGCCGACGTCTTGTCTGGCCGCTCCAGTGATGAGAACGCGGTCGTCCTCGCCAGCCAAGCAGTCCCTTTGAGGCAAAACGGACAAAACAGACGGCCAGCGCGCGGGCGTAAACGGATTTTTGTTCGTTTTTGTCCGCTTTTGACCCATCACGGCCCAAGTTTGCGCCCtttttggggtgaaacggacagCGCGTAGACGGGCAGGACGCGCGCGCTTGTCCTCCCCTGACCCGTCCGTCGGTGGCACAAAGCAAAACTCGTTCGCGCCCCATTTGGCGCTATTTTCCCCCAAACCATCTCACGCCCCCCTCCCCGCCCNNNNNNNNNNNNNNNNNNNNNNNNNNNNNNNNNNNNNNNNNNNNNNNNNNNNNNNNNNNNNNNNNNNNNNNNNNNNNNNNNNNNNNNNNNNNNNNNNNNNNNNNNNNNNNNNNNNNNNNNNNNNNNNNNNNNNNNNNNNNNNNNNNNNNNNNNNNNNNNNNNNNNNNNNNNNNNNNNNNNNNNNNNNNNNNNNNNNNNNNNNNNNNNNNNNNNNNNNNNNNNNNNNNNNNNNNNNNNNNNNNNNNNNNNNNNNNNNNNNNNNNNNNNNNNNNNNNNNNNNNNNNNNNNNNNNNNNNNNNNNNNNNNNNNNNNNNNNNNNNNNNNNNNNNNNNNNNNNNNNNNNNNNNNNNNNNNNNNNNNNNNNNNNNNNNNNNNNNNNNNNNNNNNNNNNNNNNNNNNNNNNNNNNNNNNNNNNNNNNNNNNNNNNNNNNNNNNNNNNNNNNNNNNNNNNNNNNNNNNNNNNNNNNNNNNNNNNNNNNNNNNNNNNNNNNNNNNNNNNNNNNNNNNNNNNNNNNNNNNNNNNNNNNNNNNNNNNNNNNNNNNNNNNNNNNNNNNNNNNNNNNNNNNNNNNNNNNNNNNNNNNNNNNNNNNNNNNNNNNNNNNNNNNNNNNNNNNNNNNNNNNNNNNNNNNNNNNNNNNNNNNNNNNNNNNNNNNNNNNNNNNNNNNNNNNNNNNNNNNNNNNNNNNNNNNNNNNNNNNNNNNNNNNNNNNNNNNNNNNNNNNNNNNNNNNNNNNNNNNNNNNNNNNNNNNNNNNNNNNNNNNNNNNNNNNNNNNNNNNNNNNNNNNNNNNNNNNNNNNNNNNNNNNNNNNNNNNNNNNNNNNNNNNNNNNNNNNNNNNNNNNNNNNNNNNNNNNNNNNNNNNNNNNNNNNNNNNNNNNNNNNNNNNNNNNNNNNNNNNNNNNNNNNNNNNNNNNNNNNNNNNNNNNNNNNNNNNNNNNNNNNNNNNNNNNNNNNNNNNNNNNNNNNNNNNNNNNNNNNNNNNNNNNNNNNNNNNNNNNNCCGCGAGTACAGCTACCCCCTTACGCTTTAAATctttggccttggccttcttgtcttccGGGTCAGCGGCTgggagctcaaggagggagaggcgcccttcctcagctcttgcgcacttggtcgccatgttgaGCATCTCCAGGGCCGTGcatagctcctcatggatggcgacctcctccttcatcttgacgtcacggacgccatcggagaacgcggagatgatggcctcgcccatcaccttggggatcttgaggcaaacgctgttgaagcactggatgtacttctgcagggtctcccctggctgctgcttgatgcgccgcaggtcacccgccgccggcgggcggtcgcgagtgccctagaagttggcgacAAAACGCTCACGCATCtcgcctgatacgtctccgtcgtatctataatttttgattgttccatgccaatattatacaactttcatatacttttggcaacttttttatactatttttgggactaacatattgatccagtgcccagtgccagttcctgtttgttggatgttttttgtttcacagaaaatccatatcaaagggagtccaaacgggataaaaactgatgaaGACTCTTTTTgcaatatatgtgaattttgggaagtggaatcaatgcgagacggtgcttgaggggcccacgaggcaggggcgcgcccctgaccctcgtggccaccccgtaaggcggttggtgcccttctttctccgcaggaaagccaatatccggatagaaaTTGTGTTCAAATTTccgcccaatcggagttacggatctccgggaatataagaaacgatgAAAGGGCGGAATCGAGGAACGCataaacagagagagacagagagacagatccaatctcggaggggctctcgcctctcccatgccatggaagccaaggaccagaggggaaacccttctcccatctagggagaagatcaaagaagaagaagaagaagaagaagaagaagagggccttctccccctctcgttcgatggcgccggaacaccgtcagggccatcatcatcaccgcaatctacaccaacacctccgtcatcttcaccaacatcttcatcaccttcccccatctatctacagtggtccactctcccgcaacctgctgtaccctctacttgaacatggtgctttatgcttcatattattatccaatgatgtgttgccatcctatgatgtctgagtagattttcattgtcctatcagtaattggtgaattgctatgattggtttaattttcttgtggttatgttgttgtcctttggtgcccatcatatgagcgcgcgcgtggatcacaccatagggttaattgtatgttgataggactatgtattggagggcaagagtgacagaagcttcaacctagcatagaaattgatgcatacgggattgaagggggaccaatatatcttaatactatggttggattttaccttgatgaacgttagtagttgcggatgcttgctaatagttccaatcataagtgcatagaattccaactcagggatgacatgctagcagtggcctctcccacataaaacatgctatcggtctagtaaagtagtcaattgcttagggacaatttcacaactcctaacaccacttttccacactcgctatactaactttattgcttctttacctaaaacaacccctagtttttatttgcgtgctctttatattcttgcaaacctatcctgttacacctacaaagtacttctagtttcatacttgttctaggtaaagcgagcgttaagcgtgcgtagagttgtatcggtggttgatagaacttgagagaatatttgttctgcctttagctcctcgttgggttcgacactcttacttattgaaagaggctacaattgatcccctatgcttgtgggttatcatcgccccaggaggagatcgaaACCGCGGgaaggttcaggagccacgagcgcgcgccatctttgagggccatggggaaccagtttgccaggaccttcttgtcgccgttggctgcctcgatgctcacatgtagagctgcaagaactccgcggggttggggtgccgtcgtagcgtggaggcaggtctggcttgaacttgccgggccagaCAACGCTGCGTAGCTCAGGAGTGAAGGCGCGATAGCCTGCTGTGGTCAGCGGTGCTCATCACGGAGGCAGAGCCCGGTCCTGGTATCCATGTGCTGCCGTTGTAAGCAGTACGCGGTATTGACGCGGTGGTGCTGGGATCACAGGAGCGTTTTCTTATGGCCTcaggacttcttggcagcttccttcttcgcGCATGGGCGCCTGGCGTGGCGCGTCACGCCGCGGGACTGCGCGTCTTGATGCGAGGGCGTTGTCTTGACACGGAGGTGGTAGGGGTGCTCCGTGAGCCACGTCACCCTCGGCTGGGGGTGGGTGAGGCATCAAGAGAgacggtgcaggagagcccccagcagtgctgacgagctcggcgatgcggtccagccagtcctcgtagaggtcgtcgaccgggcggtaacgcaaggagctcgcgtgccatgagcagcgcgtcTTGCGCGTCCGTGGGCGCGCGACGACTGTGGGACGACGAGCCGGGtagagtcagcgacggggtggcggtgcgtccGTCCCGCCGCATGGAGGGGTGCAGCGATGAAGCTTGCTGCTTGTTccctgccgggccggtggcggcgttggcagcGGGTGATGGAGAACGGTGGAGAGGTCCGCCAACAGGCGCCGTATGAGTGatgcgggcggcgagggcggcccggcgctcagcaTGGGCTCGGTGAGCGTCTGCCATGGATGCGGTGGAGCAGTGGAACGTGGATCGACGGAAGAAAGGCTttagcgcacccctacctagcgcgccaaatgtcggattcagggttccggcaaacccttgagttTCGAACTccggggtgcgcacgaagatctctctctccctaacttgctctcgcaacgatctcaaggcccagctcgacgaacccaaggaacaagagacatGGGGGTCTATACTGGTTCGgaccaccgttgtggtgtaataccctactccagtgtggtgtggtggattgcctcgtgggcCGAGGATGAATCAATACAATGGATGAACAGCCTCCttaggagaggtgttcttgagctcgatgagctggtgtgtCTGAGGATGGTCCGAATGATCCCTCCTCTGCTATGGTGGTGTCTaaccctatttatagaggccctggtcctcttcccaaatgttaggcgggaagggatcccactgctacctcttgagcattgcgttggttttcccttgaagaggaaagggtgatgcagcaaagtagcataagtatttccctcggtttttgagaaccaaggtatcaatccagtaggaggccacacgcaagtcccttgtacctacacaaacaaataagaacctcgcaactaacgcgataaaggggttgtcaatcccttcacggtcacttacgaggttgagatctgatagagatgataagataatatttttggtatttttatgataaagattgaaagtaaagattacaaaataaaatagattggaaacttatatgatacaagatagaaccgggggccataggtttcactagtggcttctctcaagatagcataaatattacggtgggtgaacaaattactgtcgagcaattgatagaaaaacgaataattatgagaatatctaggcatgatcatgtatataggcatcacgtccgtgacaagtagactggctccttcctgcatctactactattactccacacatcgaccgctatccagcatgcatctagagtattaagttcataagaacatagtaacgcattaggcaagatgacatgatgtagagggataaactcaagcaatatgatataaaccccatcttttcatcctcgatggcaacaataaaatatgtgccttgctgcccctgctttcactgggaaaggacaccacaagattgaacccaaagctaagcacttctcccattgcaagaaagatcaatctagtaggccaaaccaaaatgataactcgaagagacttgcaaagataaaccagtcatacataaaagatttcagagatgaatcaaatatttttcatagataaacttgatcataacccacaattcatcgaatctcgacaaacacaacgcaaaaagagttacatcgaatagatctccaagaagattgaggagaacattgtattgagatccaaagatagagaagaagccatctagataataactatggacccgaaggtctgaagtaaactactcacacatcacagGAGAGGCCATgaagttgatgtagaggccctccgtgatcaatgccccctccggcggagctccggaaaaggccccaagatgggatctcttgggtacagaaggttgtggcggtggaaatagggtttttgTGGCGCTCCTAgttgttttcagggtatatgagtatatataggagtatatgacttgtgggggaatcatggtctccatcatcctttcctcacttgggacaatgctctaataatgatgatcatcacactttatttacttacaactcaagaattacaactcaattcttagaacaaaatatgaatctatgtgaatgccttcggcggtgtaccgggattgtgatgaatcaagagtgacatgtatgaaaaattatgaacagtggttttgccacaaatacgatgtcaactacatgatcatgcaaagcaatatgacaatgatgaagcgtgtcataacaaatggaatggtggaaagttgcatggcaatatatctcggaatggctatggaaatgccataataggtaggtatggtggctgttttgaggaaggtatatggtgggtttatggtaccgacgaaagttgcgcggtactagagaggctagcaatggtggaaggatgacaatgcgtataatccatggactcaacattagtcataaagaact contains:
- the LOC125536831 gene encoding succinate dehydrogenase subunit 3-2, mitochondrial-like; the protein is MGLVSLSCAARPNCLHFVLSPASNLSPPHRASSFVEPKRYGREAGAVSVAVVSFVPKSSPSFRSALAPRSNAEEGMDKYHSNTRFAPLRDAPFALRGAFGTSNSSFNNMDGLRHSSSIGQAKSYTSSPLGALRQKMPPSGNRSLHTSRPLSAPVANRPLSPHLPLKKPQLSATFSISHRIFGVALGAAIISIPLATRFGVMFEV